The Candidatus Omnitrophota bacterium DNA window GTTGTGGTATGGGTTTAAAGGGGTCTCAGAGCCGCTTTCTCTTGTTACAAATTGTGCCGATATCCCTCATGACCCCAATGAGATTGTAAGATTAGATCCTACCGATTCAACAATTCCTTATATCTGGAAATAATCCATGAGTAACTCCTCCAATAATAATCCTCTTGTGAGCATCATGATGAATTGCAGAAATGGCCGAGAGTATTTACGAGAGGCTATCGATAGCGTTTTTGCTCAAAGCTATGCGAATTGGGAAATAATTTTTTGGGATAATGCTTCTACTGACGATAGTGAAGCGATAGCAAGAAGTTATGGCGAAAAGGTACGCTATTTTAAAGGGGAAACTGCTATTGCCCTGGGCCAAGCCAGGAATCTGGCTATGGCAGAGGCCAGGGGAGAGTATCTTGCTTTTCTTGATTGCGATGATTTATGGCTAAAGCAAAAGCTTTCCAAACAGGTAGCTTTGATGATGGAGAGAAAAGAAATAGATTTTATCTATTCAAATTATTACAGAGTAATTATGCCAAAGGCTAGAGATTTGATTTTGGGATTACATGGCCGGCAACCGGAAGGAAAAGTTTTCGGGTCTTTTCTAGCGCATTATCCTGCTAATCTGCAGACGGTAATGGTGCGTATGGATGCAATTAAAAGGCTGAATTTAAAATTTGACGATAGCCTTGAACTTTCAGAGGAATTTGATTTTTTTATGCGTATTCTTTTAAAATCTAAAGCCGCCTATATTAATGAGCCGCTGGCAACTTACCGGATACATCAGCATATGAGCAGCCAGAAATTACAACATAGGTACTTAGTTGAGTTGGATTATATTAAAGATAAATTCAGTAAGATTGAAGATTTTAATACAAATGAATATCGTAATGCTTTTAGGCATTTTGAGGCAAATGTAGGATATTGGTGTGCAAAAGTTAATATGGAAAGAGGTAATTCCTGGTTAGCCAGATTGAGGCTTGAGCCTTACAAATTTATAAATTTTAAGTTTTTTTTATTGTATCTGGTTGCGTTTTTACCTATCCGTGTATGGAAATTTATTCACCATTATAAACTACAAGGTAAACTGCATTAGGTTTAGCCATTTTCTCAACAGAAAACTTTTTATGTGCGGAATTGTTGGATTTATAGATAAGCAGAATTTCAAAAAAAATAGTGATTTAGTTAGAATTGTTACTGGCATGTCGGATGCCTTACGTCATAGAGGGCCTGATGATAAAGGAGTTTGGGTTGATGAAAACTCTGCAGTAGCCTTAGGGCATAGGCGCCTGTCGATTATTGATACATCTGTTGCAGGCCATCAGCCAATGGAGTCATCTTGTGGCCGCTACGTAGTTGTTCTTAATGGCGAAATCTATAACTTTAGGGCTCTGCGTAAAGAAT harbors:
- a CDS encoding glycosyltransferase — translated: MMNCRNGREYLREAIDSVFAQSYANWEIIFWDNASTDDSEAIARSYGEKVRYFKGETAIALGQARNLAMAEARGEYLAFLDCDDLWLKQKLSKQVALMMERKEIDFIYSNYYRVIMPKARDLILGLHGRQPEGKVFGSFLAHYPANLQTVMVRMDAIKRLNLKFDDSLELSEEFDFFMRILLKSKAAYINEPLATYRIHQHMSSQKLQHRYLVELDYIKDKFSKIEDFNTNEYRNAFRHFEANVGYWCAKVNMERGNSWLARLRLEPYKFINFKFFLLYLVAFLPIRVWKFIHHYKLQGKLH